The genomic interval CAGGAAGATAAGCTTTGATGTCAATTGCTGCATTTGCAATGTTCCAATAGTCGCCAAAATGGCCTTCCATTATTTGAAATTCTTGCGATAACATCCAGGCACGCCAGTAATCTACTCCCGCTTTTCCCTGCGAATGATAAAGCACACCTGCATCCATAAGTTTGTCGGTTCTGGGTTCCCACTTTTTATTTCCAAATTTAACTTTTAGCTTCAGACGATAGTTTTTAAAGGTTTCTTTGGTAAAGACACAACCATAATATTCCCCAGAAACTTTAAGGACATTTTCATTGTTTTCCTGAATTACGGTAAACATATTGTTTACATTTTTGTTGTAGCCAATTGGTGCTATTTCGTTTCCATTAACATCCGTAGGTATTTTGCCAGAATATCCGTTCTGATGTTTGTAACTTAAATACATATCCCATTTGCTGAGGTTTTTATCCAGTAAATTTATCCAGCCATCTTCTAAAGCGTTTTTGTCATTAGTTGCTGAAGTCAAAGTAAACAGAAAAGCAAATGCTATAAGAATGGAATATTTTTTCATAAGTGGTTTTGATAATTTTGATAAAAACGATTTCTCAAATCTACAAAATAATGTCTCAATACTATTGTGTAATTAATTCAAAATCAGATACCATTTCTGCATTTTGTTTTCCTGTAAAATATGTTTTCAATTTAGCCAATCAAGGAACTAGACCTAAAAAACTTTATATCTCTGCTAAAAACTTAACAAAATTTCGCTCAATTAAAACCTTATGGTCTTTTTGACTATATTTGAAAAAAAATATCAAAACATACATCATGAATAAAATATATCTAACCATTTTAGTTTTGTTTTCGTATTGCGGGTTTTCTCAATCACAACCAGAAAATAGTTTAAAACAAGGACAATATTCAAATCCCATTTTTGCGGGAGATTATCCTGATCCGAGTTTGCTTCGCGATGGAAAAGATTATTATGTCGTTCATTCTTCATTCGATTATTATCCTGGACTTTTAATTTGGCATTCGACTGATTTAATGAATTGGCAGCCTGTTACAAATGCACTTTCTAAATATGTTGGAGCAGTTTGGGCGCCTGATCTAATTAAGTACAACAATAAATATTACATTTATTTTCCTGCGAATAATACCAATTTCGTAGTTTCAGCCGATTCCATTAACGGACCTTGGAGCGAACCGATAGATTTAAAAATAGGAAACATAGATCCTGGACATATTACAGACGATAAAGGAAACCGATTTTTGTATTTCAGCAACGGCGGTTATGTAGCATTATCAAAAGACGGACTTTCGATAACAAGCGAATTGAAACACGTTTACGATGGATGGAAAATTCCGCGAGAATGGAGTATTGAATGTTTTTGCATGGAAGGTCCGAAATTGTTTAAGCGAGGAGAATATTATTATTTAACCGTTGCAGAAGGCGGAACTGCGGGGCCAGCCACAAGTCATATGGTGATTTCCGCAAGATCAAAATCACCGCTTGGACCTTGGGAAAACTCTCCTCACAATCCGATTGTGCGCACAAACAGTAATTCTGAAACTTGGTGGTCAAAAGGACACAGCACCGTTTTTGAAGATGCAAACGGAAAATGGTGGATGATTTTTCACGGTTATGAAAAAGAGTATTACAATTTAGGACGCCAAACTTTACTTCAGCCAATTGAATGGACAAAAGACGGCTGGTATAAAATTCCAGATAATATTCAAACAGACAAACCAATTGCGAAACCAGAAGGCAAAACGCTTCCTGAATTTTCTTTGAGCGATAATTTTGAAGGAACAGCTTTAAAACCGCAATGGAAGTTTTATAATGGAGTAGAAAAAACAAGATTTAAAATAGCGAATAATACATTGATAATTGAAGGAAAAGGGGATGGCGTAGGAAACAGTTCGCCTCTTGTAATTGTTCCTGGCGGACATTCGTATTCAGCTGAAGTTGAAGTTGAAATGGAAGGCGATGCAGTAGGCGGTTTGGTACTTTTTTACGATAACAAATATTACTCAGGAATATTAGCAGATCAAAATAACATTTTGGCGAATTTAAGAGGATGGCAATTTCCTACGGAGAAAAATACGCATACGCGAAAAGTCTTTCTTCGACTTAAAAACATCAAAAATACAGTCGATATGTTTTACAGCGTTGACGGAAAAGATTGGAAGAAAATTGAAAACTCTGTAGAAGTTTCAGGATACAATCATAATGTTTTAAGCGGTTTTTTGGGATTAAGAATTGGTCTTTGTTCGATTGGAAAAGGAAGTGTGAAGTTTAAGAATTTTGTTTATAAAACTTTAGAGTAAGTTAAGCTAATCTTTGCGGGACTTCGACTTCGCTCAGTCTGACAAAAGAATAAAAAACTTTGCGACTTAGCGTCTTTGCGAGATTATTTCAAAATAGCATTAACCTTTGTGAATCTCTGCGTGAAACCTTCGCGATTCTCTGCGGAACTCTCCATAAAATAGAACCAGTTTAAACTACGTTCATTGCTCCTAAATAAAGATATATTTCGCAATCTTTGCATCCGAAAAAAAACAAAATTTATAAGCAAGACTAAATTAATCATCAATAAAAATGGATCAATCAAAATTGAAGGCGATTTTGAAATCATGGATCCAGAAGGAGCGCTTTACGGTTTACAAGGAAGATCTGCATTAGGACTTTGCCGTTGCGGATTATCTAATAACAAACCTTTTTGCGACGGAGGACACCGAAACAACTTCGAACACGATTCTGTTGCGTTTGATTTACCGCCAATGAAAACGAACTAAGATTTTTCTAGTTTTTCAAATAAACGAAACCGCATTTTTAAGATGCGGTTTTTTTATATCATTATTTTGAAAAAATAAAATACAAGTGTTTCATTTTGAATTAATTCCTTTAATTTTATCTGCATCAAATAATGTTTTCGGTTTATGATATTTAAAAGACTTTTAATAGGATTCTTTTTTTTGGTTTTGATGAATGAAGGAATCGCTCAAAATAAAATAAATCTATTTTCAGAAATCAATTATAATTCGATTCCTGCGATAAATTTAAACGAATATAAATCAGTTCAGGATCGCGATTCTCGTTTGCAAAACCCTAATATTGCGTTGGGAGTTGGAATTTCTGGCGGCGGATCGAGAGCACAGTTTTTCAGTCTGGGCGTACTTTTAGGTTTAGAAGAAATTCAGGAAGAAAATTCAAACCATAATTTTCTCAATGAAATCGATTATTTCTCGACTGTTTCTGGAGGCTGTTATTCGGCTGGATATTATCTGACTATTCTAAAAAATAAATTGCAATATGACAATTGCACTTTCAACGAATTTTATTTTTCTAAAGCAGATGCCTTTAAATCTGATGTCAATAAATCGGCTACACTTTTTTCTCTTTTAAATAATAGCCGAAACGAAAAAGGAGAAAAAGTCTCTATGGCTCAAAGATTAGATTTGGAAGTTTTGCAATACGACAGCGCCAATCCAGAAAATCAGAATAAGTTTAAAACACAAATGCTTTTGTCTGATTTTTTTATTCCGAAAGAAAGTAAACAAAATCCACAACTGCCAATGATGGTGGCCAACGGAACTGCTTATAACAATGGAGAACGTTTTCCGTTTATGCCGCACATTATTCGGGCTTTAAAAATAAATTCTTCTTTAGCGCCAAATAAAGCGTCACTTCCGCTTGACAAAAATCAAATTAATAATGGTTACGATTTTCCGCTTACGTATGCCATAACGGCGAGTTCTGCTTTTCCTGGCGTTCTGCCAAAAACCAAATTCGGAATCAAAAATCAAGATAAAATTTTATGTGTAATAGACGGTGGCGCTTCTGACAATATGGGTTACGAAACCTTGATTGAATTGCTCCACAACGACAATAAAGTGAAAGACAAAAACAAAAAATCGCTTTTTATTGATTGTTTGGGACAAGGAAAAAAATCGCCTTTTATAAACGATGGCAAAATTAGACTTCTTTCGTTATTAGAAACTGCGTCTTTATATACGGTTCAAACTCGATATATGACTTTTGAAAGAGATGTTGAAAATGCTTTGGAACGCTATAAAATTCCAACTTCAAATTATCAGATTATTGGTTTTACAACTTTAAGAAATCATTTGTCAACTTTGAAGAAAGATGAAAAATATGAAGATTTAGTTACGCAGCTAAAAAATACCGATGACGAAGCGGCAAGTTGGCTTCAGCTTCACAATGATTTTAAAGCAAAACTGATTGAGAAATTTGGTTTGGATAGTTTTAAAAAAGATAAAAATGGCGAAATACTGCTTTCTAGTTTAGATAGAGAAAAGTTTAAAGATTTTGGCGCAAGCGAACTTTTAATGCTTTATGAATATGCTTCGCACGTAGAAACCAAACTCAAAATTACACCCGAAGAAAAAGAAATGTTACTACTTTCTGGACGTTTTGCGGCGTATTTGAAGACCAATGAATTGAAAGAATTATTGGTAGAGAATAAAGGTTTTTAGGTGTTTACTGCTCAAAAACAACCCTTTTGTCTGTCTTTGCTATTTTTACAATTTCATAAGGTCTAGATAATCTAGATGTTAGATCTCCAGTTTTTAATTTTTCAACTTTTACAATTATGGTTTTACGGTTTTGACTGATTTTTACAATATCAATAGAATGCCCGCCATTGTATTGAGTTTTATCTATAATCGCAATAATTTGATATTTATTGAAATCAATATTTGTCTCACTGAAATTTTTTACTAAATCATTTGAAGTACTCATTTCTGTCATTAAATTGTTCCATGCTTTGGTATTTTTAATGACTAAAAATGTTGAAGCAGTACTTTCGTCATAAGGAAAAGAATCACCTTTTGCTATTCCAGAATATTGTACCTCTGAAATTGGTAAATCTTCACTCTCACAGCTTGTAAAAACAAATAGAAGAATAAAAAATAAGAAAATCTGTTTCATAATTTTTTGGTTTTAGTTAGAAAATACTTTCTATTTAACAGATGCTGTTTTTTTTAAATGGTTGCGTAAGAGCTGTTTATTTTTTTTGTTTTTAAAATTACGAGAATATTTGTTGCTTTAAAACAATTGATTAAAAACGCTGTTATTTCTCAAGAGGCTAATTACTATTTTTTGTTTTAATTCAAATTGTAAAAAGGGTATATTTCAATTTTTTCCCTCAACTTTGCAAAACAATCTTTTAAATAAAATTCAAAATGGAATTCGGTAAAATCATTATTTCAGAAACAGCAGCAAATAGCGAAAATCCTCAAGACGTTGTAAATTCGAATATTTCGGTAATCAATTTAATGCGTGAAGAAAAAATAGACGATGATTTAATTCACGAAGATGCTTTAATGAGTTATTATTTAGATTTTTACGCTTCGAAATATGCAGAAGGAAATTTTTCGCAATTTGTACACGATTCTGGCTGGAACAAAGAATTGAACGAATTAATAGAAGAAGGTTTAGCTTTAATTGGTGCCGAAAAACATTTGGAATTATTTAAAGAACAATCTCGAAAACTGCGTTTGCAGAGCAATATCAAATTAGCAAAATTTCTAAAAGAAAAAGCAGACACACCAAATGCTTTTCGCGATGTTTTGAATAACAATACGTATTTCGAATTGGATGAAAATATAGTCGAACTAAATGCGGCGTTCTTAAAATCGCATCCTGATACAGAAGTGCTTTCGGTCGAGGAAATGTTTGCTGCTTTAGAAGAATTTGTTGGTCACGAAATCAAAAGAGATTAAATTATTTTGGCAGCAAAAAAGGTGCTTTGAGCTTAAATAAGTTATATTTTTAAGAAAGTAGTTTTGAAATTTTAATTTTTCTGGCAGATTTTGTAAGAAAAGTATATATTTGGAGAACCCAAAAAAATGCTACCATTAAATTGATGCCTATGAAAAAAACTATACTAATTAGTGGAGTTTTGCTTTTTTTATTCGCTTGCGGTAAAAATGAAAAAACTAAAAACGAAGCAGAAATTCAGAATCAGGAATTACTTTCTCTGATAAAAACAGATTCTAATATAAATAGGAAAGAGTTTAAAAAGCTAATTTTTAAAAATCTGGATAATATAGAAAATTCAGATGAATTGGATCTTCCGTTACTTTCAAAAGTGGCATCAAATCTTAAAATCAAATATTCGAAAATTAAAATTGACGAGACAAGTTCTATCAATTTCGATCAAAAAACGGCATTTTTTGTTGTCACAATTGTAGAGCAAAACAAAAAAAAGCCAAAATCGGATGATTTTGATGATTTAGGAAATTATTTTCAGCGTAAATATTTGTTTGTAGATCGTGAAAGCGGAAATATAATTGCCGAAGAATTTGATGCCAATTTAGGATATTATCATAACGAAGGAGTTCGATTTTCTAAATCGCATATTTTGAAAAATCTGGTATATCTCAACGAAACAACTCCAGCAATTGCTTTTTATACAGAAGCCATCGCAAGTAGCAGAATAGTTTTGTATTCGGAACAAAAATTTACTTTACTGACTCTTGAAAATAATGAAATCAGGAAATTTTTATACGAATATCCAATTCGTCTTACCAATGGAGATTCTAACGGAAACGGTACTTACCAGATCGAAACTTTAGAAACGGGTATGAGTTTGGGAGACAATAAAACAAATGGCTATTTTGATTTAATTGTGACCAAAAATTTCTCTTATGAAGAAGCTATCGAAGATAGTTTAGAAAACGATATGGAAAAAAATAAGGAATTGAAAATCAAAAAGGAATCTGAGAAGCTGAAGTTTAATGGTAGAGAATACGCTTTTCATCGTGATGACAGACATCGTTTTCTTGAATAAGCTATAAATTTAAAACAATCTCAAAAGCACTTTTTTAGTGCTTTTGCTGTTTATAAGAGATTTCAGTTTTCCTTTTAAACTTTGTCCTTTTGTTAACAAACATTTCATTAAATTTGCTTCCGTTATAAAAAATACAATAGTTATAAAAAACAAGCTATGTTACAAATTGCATTTATTAGAGAAAATCAAGAGAAAGTAATCAAAGCTTTAGCAAAACGAAATATCGATGCTAAAAGCGTTGTTGAAGAAGTGGTTCAATTAGACGAAAATCGTCGTGCTGCACAAGTGGAATTAGACAATACTTTATCAGAATCTAATAAATTGTCCAAAGATATTGGTGAATTGATGAAATCTGGAGAGAAAGCTAAAGCGGCAATCTTAAAAGAAAAAACAGTTTCGCTAAAAGAAAAAAGCAAAGAACTTAGCGAAAAAGCAGAAGCTTTGGCTGTTGAGTTAACCAATAAATTATACACTTTACCAAACCTTCCGGCTGATATTGTTCCTGAGGGAAAAACGCCAGACGATAATTTAAATGTTTTCCAAGAAGGAGATATTCCTACTTTACACGAAGGCGCACAACCGCATTGGGAATTGGTAAAGAAATACGATATTATCGATTTTGAATTGGGTGTAAAAATTACTGGAGCAGGATTTCCTGTTTATAAAGGAAAAGGCGCTCGTTTACAGCGTGCTTTAATCAATTACTTTTTAGACAAAAATACAGCCGCAGGATACAATGAAGTTCAGGTACCGCATTTGGTAAACGAAGCTTCAGGTTTTGGAACGGGACAATTGCCGGATAAAGAAGGACAAATGTATCATTCTACAATTGATGATTTATATTTGATTCCAACTGCTGAGGTTCCAGTTACGAATTTATTTCGTGATGTAATTTTAAACGAAAGCGAATTGCCTGTTTTGCATACAGCGTATACGCCATGTTTCCGTCGTGAAGCAGGTTCTTACGGAGCACACGTTCGCGGATTAAACCGTTTACACCAATTTGATAAAGTAGAAATTGTACGTGTGGAGCATCCAGATAATTCTTATGCTGCGCTTGACGGAATGGTGGAGCATGTAAAAGAGATTCTAAAAGAATTAAAATTACCGTACAGAGTTTTACGTCTTTGCGGTGGCGATATGGGATTCACATCTGCTTTAACTTACGATTTTGAAGTGTTTTCTACAGCACAAGATCGTTGGTTGGAGATTAGTTCTGTTTCTAATTTTGAAACTTTCCAAGCAAATCGTTTGAAGTTGCGTTTCAAAGATAAAGATGGAAAAAATCAATTGGCTCACACACTTAACGGAAGTTCATTAGCGCTTCCGCGTGTTTTAGCTGGAATTATTGAAAATTACCAAACTCCAGAAGGAATCGTAATACCAGAAGTTTTACGTCCTTACTGTGGATTTGATATTATAAACTAAAAAAAATAGTTTTTAAGATACAAACCTAACAGGTTTTTAAAACCTGTTAGGTTTTCTTAATTTATAGAAATTAAAAAACGGAGCATGAAAAACGGAATATTAAATTGGAACGTAGATCCTGTCATTTTCTGGATCACGGATAGTTTTCCGTTAAAATATTACGGAGCTCTTTTTGCCTGCGGACTTCTTCTAGGCTTTTATATTGTTAGAAATATTTATAAAAAAGAAAACCTTTCTTTAGACAATCTCGACAGCTTACTAATTTATGTTATTGTTGGAACCGTTTTAGGAGCCAGACTTGGACATTGTTTTTTTTATGAAGCAGATTATTTTCTAAAACATCCAATAGAAATTCTTTTGCCAATTCAGAAAATTAAAGGCTCTTACGAATTTGTCGGGTATCAAGGTCTTGCAAGTCACGGAGGTTCAATTGGAGTAATTACGGCAATGATTTTATATTGCCGCAAATACAAAGTGCAATTCTTGGGACTTTTGGATAAAATGTCGGTTGCAGTTCCTGTAACGGGTGCTTTTATCAGAATGGGAAATTTTATGAATTCTGAAATTTACGGAAAACCAACCAACGGAAATTGGGGTGTAGTTTTTCAAAGAGATGATTTAATTCCGAGACATCCAACACAATTATACGAAGCTTTTGCTTATTTATTGATTTTTGGAATTCTGTTTTACATGTACAAATCAGAAAAAATTAGAAATGCACAAGGTTTAATCTTTGGAACTTTCTTAACTTTATTATTCGCAGCTCGTTTTATAATTGAATTTTTCAAAGAAAATCAAGAAGCTTTCGAGAATGATATGCTGATAAATATGGGACAGATTTTAAGTATTCCGTTTATTTTAATTGGTTTGGGATTGATTTTTTGGAAAAGTAAAAAAGTTACAGTTTACAGTGACAGTTTATAGTTGAACTTAGCCTGAAAACTGCGACTGCGACTGAAAACTTAAAAAATATGAAAAACATATTAATATATATCGTTTTATTATTTTCTGGTTTTGCATTTGGGCAAAACGAGCAGTTGGCGCAATATTATTATGACAAAGGAGATTTTGAAAAGGCAAAAATCAGTTATGAAGAACTTTTAAAAAATGCGCCTTCCAATACGCAGTATTTTTTAAGAACGATTGATTGTTATCAGCAGTTACAGCAGTTTGCCAATGCAGAAAAAGCAATTCAAGATCGTTACAATCGCTACAAACAAGGTGTCTTTTTAGTAGAATTAGGATATAATTTTCAGTTACAGAAGAACGATTCGAAAGCCAAAAATTACTACGAACAGGCAATCGAAAAAATAAAAATAAGTCCAAACGATGTTTACGGAATTGCCAATTCTTTTGAGAAAAAAGTATTGTTGGAATATGCTTTAAAAGCCTATCAAACAGCAATGCAGATTCAGCCGACTTTTAATTTCAATTTTCAAATCGGGATGTTGTACGGACAATTGGGTAAGACCGATTTAATGATTGATTTACTGCTGACAGAATCTTTTACAAATCCGCAGAACACCAGTTTGATTCAGACGCAATTATCTCGCTTTATGAATGGCGAAACCGATAATACGGCTTTTAAAGATGCGATGCGAAAAGCATTAATTTTAAAAACACAAAAAGATCAAGACGTTTTCTGGAATCATTATTTAAGCTGGTTTTATGTACAGCAAAAAGAATTTGGAAAAGCATTCATTCAAGAAAAAGCCATTTACAAACGTGAACCAGAATCGTTGTTAAGTATTGTCAATCTGAGTCAGTTTGCGATGAATGAAGAGGATGATGAAACGGCTACAGAAATTCTGAATTTCATTCTTCAAAACACAAAAGATTTAGATTTATTGATTCAATCGAATGCGAATTTAATACAGATTAAAATCAAAAAAGCAGAAGAAAAAGAATATCCTGCGATTGATCAAGAATTAAAGCAATTGCTGACAACTTACGAAATCAATCCTTTTACTTTATCTTTGCAACTTATTCAAGCTCATTTTCTGGCTTTTAATTTGAAAAAAACAGAAGAAGGAAAGGAAGTTGTCAAAAAGGCTTTGCAATTAAATTTAAACGAATACCAAAAAGCCGATGCTAAAATGGAATTGGCAGATATTTTGCTTTTGGAAGAAAAATACAATCAAGCGTTGATTTATTATTCTCAGATTCAATTGGATTTAAAGAATGATGTCATGGCGCACGAAGCCAGTTTGAAAGCCGCAAAAACAAGTTATTACAAAGGCGATTTTGAATGGGCAAATAAACAGTTTAAAGAATTAAAAGCGGCCAATACGCAGTTAATTGCAAATGATGCTTTAGAATATTTTCTTTTAATTAATGATAACACTGCTGCAGATTCAACTCAAATGGCGCTGAAGCAATTCGCAAAAGGGGATTTTTTAATTTATCAGAATAAAAAACAAGAAGCAATTGCACAGTTTCAGAATATTTTAAAAACCTTTAAAGGTCAAGAAATAGAAGCAGTAACGTTATTGCGTTTGGGAAAAGTGTACGAAAGTCAGAAAGATTTTGCTTCGGCTTTAAGCCAATATCAGCAAATCATTGACAATCACAGTGACGGAATTTATGTTGATGAAGCGCTGTTTTTCTCAGCCGAAATTTACAACGACGAATTAAAAGATACAGAAAAGGCAAAATCTTTATATGAAAAGGTAATTTTTAACCATCAAGACAGTATTTACTTTGTCGATGCTAGAAAAAAATACCGAGAATTAAGAGGAGATAAGAACTTATAATTCAGATTTCAGACTTTAAATTTTAGATTTCAACAAGAGTCTAAAATCTAAAATCTACAATCTAAAATCAAAAAAAAATGATTATTTACAACGTTACCACAAACATACACGAAAGCGTTCACGACCAATGGTTAAAGTGGATGCAGGAAAAACACATACCAGAAATTCTGGCTACTAATAAATTTTCTTCAGCACGAATTGTAAAAGTTCTAGTTGAAGAAGAAATGGGCGGAATTACGTATTCAACACAATATGTGACAGACAGCAAAGAAACGCTGGAGAAGTTTTATATCGAAGATGAACCGGAATTTCACAGAGAAGCATTAGGTTTATTTGCTGATAAAATGCTTTCGTTTAGAACAGAATTAGAAGTTATTTCTGAGCATTAATAATTTTTGGTTTTCAGTTTTCTTTAAAAGAAATATTATGGAGATTCGATTTCAAACAAAAGAGGAAAGTAATAAACAACAGCAAGAAGATTTTTTAAACTTAACTAAAGTTGAAAGATTTTATAGTTTTTTACGTTTAAGCGAACGCATAAGTGCATTTCCTGTAAAAAATAAAATTGACAAAAATAAAGACAATTTTCTTATTGTTATTAAATCAAAGTAATATGTCAAAACTTTGGGATCAAAATATTGATGAATTTATTGCATTGTCAGCAAAGCATAATGTAAGAATGCTTATGGTTGGCGGTGGAGCTGTTAATTTTCATGGTTATCAAAGACATTCGGCTGATGTTGATTTTTGGATCGAAACAACGGAAGAAAATTTTAAAAAATTAGTATTGGTCTTTAATGAAATGGGGTATGAAATTGATGATTTTCCTAACAATGTAAAGCAGCAACAGCAAAATATATCAATAAAGTTTTCTCATGCTGATTTAGATTTAGAGCTTATAACAAAGTTTTCTGTGAATAAAAGTTTTGAAGAAGCTTATAATGATAGTGAAGAAGTTACTGTAAACGGAAAAACATTTTTGAAATGGAATGTTTTATCGCTTGAAGATTTGATCACAAGCAAAATTAAGGCAAATCGAGCAAAAGATTTATTCGATGTTCAGCAACTACGTGAAATAAATAAAAAATAAAACTTTGTGTCTTCGAGTCTTAGCTGCAAAATAAATCCAATAAGCTTTGAGTCTTTAATGCAAAAAGAATACTTTTGCGCCCTCGTGGCAAACAAGAAATGAAATGGAAAAAGTAAAAGCAAAAAAACATTTAGGACAGCACTTTCTTAAAGACGAAAGCATTGCAAAAGCTATTGCAGATACTTTAAGTCTAAAAGGGTACGATGAGGTTTTAGAAATAGGACCAGGAATGGGTGTGCTTACTAAATATTTACTTGACAAACCCATTATTACTCGAGTAATCGAGATTGATACCGAGTCTGTTGCGTATCTGGATGCTAATTATCCAAAATTAAAAGACAAAATTATTTCAGAAGACTTCCTGAAATACAATATAAATCAAGTTTACGAAAATAAGCAGTTCGCAATTATTGGTAACTTTCCTTATAATATCTCTTCTCAAATTGTTTTTAGAACATTAGAATTTAGAGATCAGATTCCGGAATTTTCTGGAATGTTTCAGAAGGAAGTTGCAGAACGAATCTGCGAGAAAAAAGGATCAAAAACATACGGAATTTTGTCTGTCCTAGCACAGGCTTTCTATGATACTGAGTATTTGTTTACTGTAGACGAAAATGTTTTTATTCCTCCGCCCAAGGTGAAATCGGGTGTGATGAAAATGACCCGAAAGGAAGATTATAGTCTTCCTTGTGGTGAAAAGTTATTTTTTACGGTTGTAAAAACGGCTTTTCAGCAGAGACGAAAAACATTACGTAACAGTTTGAAAACATTAAATTTATCAGACAATTTGCGAGAAGACACTATCTTTGATAAACGTCCCGAGCAGTTAAGTGTCGATGAATTTATTGAACTAACTCAAAAAATAGAAGCCGATGGAGTTCAAAGTTAGTAAAGAATTTATACATCAGTTAGAAGAACTTATCAATAAGAAAAACGACAACGAACTTGAAGTTTTACTTAATGATCTGCACCATGCCGATATTGCCGAAATCTTAGATGAATTAGATTTTGACGAGGCAACTTATATCTTTAAGGTTTTAGATAGTGATAAAACAGCCGAAATTCTTCTAGAATTAG from Flavobacterium sp. YJ01 carries:
- a CDS encoding tetratricopeptide repeat protein, producing MKNILIYIVLLFSGFAFGQNEQLAQYYYDKGDFEKAKISYEELLKNAPSNTQYFLRTIDCYQQLQQFANAEKAIQDRYNRYKQGVFLVELGYNFQLQKNDSKAKNYYEQAIEKIKISPNDVYGIANSFEKKVLLEYALKAYQTAMQIQPTFNFNFQIGMLYGQLGKTDLMIDLLLTESFTNPQNTSLIQTQLSRFMNGETDNTAFKDAMRKALILKTQKDQDVFWNHYLSWFYVQQKEFGKAFIQEKAIYKREPESLLSIVNLSQFAMNEEDDETATEILNFILQNTKDLDLLIQSNANLIQIKIKKAEEKEYPAIDQELKQLLTTYEINPFTLSLQLIQAHFLAFNLKKTEEGKEVVKKALQLNLNEYQKADAKMELADILLLEEKYNQALIYYSQIQLDLKNDVMAHEASLKAAKTSYYKGDFEWANKQFKELKAANTQLIANDALEYFLLINDNTAADSTQMALKQFAKGDFLIYQNKKQEAIAQFQNILKTFKGQEIEAVTLLRLGKVYESQKDFASALSQYQQIIDNHSDGIYVDEALFFSAEIYNDELKDTEKAKSLYEKVIFNHQDSIYFVDARKKYRELRGDKNL
- a CDS encoding DUF4286 family protein, whose translation is MIIYNVTTNIHESVHDQWLKWMQEKHIPEILATNKFSSARIVKVLVEEEMGGITYSTQYVTDSKETLEKFYIEDEPEFHREALGLFADKMLSFRTELEVISEH
- a CDS encoding nucleotidyl transferase AbiEii/AbiGii toxin family protein, translated to MSKLWDQNIDEFIALSAKHNVRMLMVGGGAVNFHGYQRHSADVDFWIETTEENFKKLVLVFNEMGYEIDDFPNNVKQQQQNISIKFSHADLDLELITKFSVNKSFEEAYNDSEEVTVNGKTFLKWNVLSLEDLITSKIKANRAKDLFDVQQLREINKK
- the rsmA gene encoding 16S rRNA (adenine(1518)-N(6)/adenine(1519)-N(6))-dimethyltransferase RsmA is translated as MEKVKAKKHLGQHFLKDESIAKAIADTLSLKGYDEVLEIGPGMGVLTKYLLDKPIITRVIEIDTESVAYLDANYPKLKDKIISEDFLKYNINQVYENKQFAIIGNFPYNISSQIVFRTLEFRDQIPEFSGMFQKEVAERICEKKGSKTYGILSVLAQAFYDTEYLFTVDENVFIPPPKVKSGVMKMTRKEDYSLPCGEKLFFTVVKTAFQQRRKTLRNSLKTLNLSDNLREDTIFDKRPEQLSVDEFIELTQKIEADGVQS